From a region of the Haematobia irritans isolate KBUSLIRL chromosome 4, ASM5000362v1, whole genome shotgun sequence genome:
- the LOC142233029 gene encoding uncharacterized protein LOC142233029 produces the protein MYVSKAETPEQECVLQKLEELFFTTPRWQLRQLCIANNWDLELCVNQWMSFINNGANNEGANPATKPILRSNSSPKKENTFLSDRDRRIGDHIKNGYRVMILMRGPPGVGKTYSAREIVKNFVDLQPPFCNIGDFIFSTDDYFYNSRGVYRYNVKYLSEAHEFNQNRVREKAISGFSPIIVDNTNLKLWEMMPYVKYAVQHGYLIEIVEPKPVWNKCASKLAQRNIHGVAADKIRIMMDKYERGDVTDLMKMLKNTKYTVSLPQMRLIPPFKPKEPEKMEIENEANVEVTGDTSNWGSYDTNAPKGQRKKFKTGLSPPKVSQNQKENSQPAEEQISKESNSSYSPSPIKSASERDVYSLLEKKLSNVWKPYEAESVDFWGLDQHNTKSFPTFDKDKKTRSAEDGEKSLIDLLRDKSDKRQIIDAKEENEEKESELEMSSPNSFNRHSVGCPNENVAFVTLRQIYPNKEVSGLWDLFAKCNGDIDWAIDILLKEDELARLRGDAHPDENFNGVDTFMCLCNQATVAQPMDDNKIENDIINQSMQYAKSSNHEDSNEMSQTHRPQRSRFGRRHQNVDPTILEVKENIESRFVLGDDHYSEHLLKIRNIRSGLATGSVDTTIPMTINCEENGENQRDIVNVEEDDDDDDENGDHCDVSTDDMLEMSLGEHLVQQLLEKFRNESELEERIPPSLPLNLKVFMPRSLAKQLYMLWMESAYNHMEEERQKMVREDEEFARLLKHPKYAEYKQSPSNLREMLNIECAWNLYKRDKEEIDQQRREMEKLSQPTDLAAHLTQMKLCETFPDIPRETLLDILTTTDNNYNETMSILTSTMAATNSQDNDELQQENSNEMPDSSQVDTNNSWNDNDNNSGGSTWSPENAKRLALKEFEEARNLAAHHCQLRAECFQKAKEAIQSGNGGAGIYYSQIANLHKQKIDMYNHRAANCIMNVHKYTQNNPDHLDLHYLHLVEAMGCLDLFLDRHITSLRAASRNYKYIFIITGRGKHSAGGISVIKSKVKARLEERYLKWNEVNPGLLKVKVFSSSRHSQNF, from the exons ATGTACGTAAGTAAAGCAGAAACGCCTGAGCAGGAATGTGTGCTGCAAaaattggaagaacttttcttcacaACACCTCGATGGCAATTACGTCAATTGTGCATAGCCAACAATTGGGATT TGGAACTGTGCGTCAACCAGTGGATGAGCTTTATAAACAATGGCGCTAACAACGAGGGTGCAAACCCAGCAACGAAACCCATTTTGCGATCTAACAGTTCGCCCAAAAAGGAAAATACTTTTCTGTCTGATCGTGATAGACGTATAGGGGATCATATAAAAAATGGTTATCGGGTTATGATACTAATGCGAGGTCCTCCTGGAGTAGGCAAGACCTATTCTGCTagagaaattgtaaaaaattttgtcgatttgcAACCACCGTTTTGTAACATTGGGGATTTTATCTTCAGCACCGATGACTATTTCTATAATTCCAGAGGAGTTTACAGGTATAATGTAAAATATCTTTCCGAGGCGCACGAGTTCAATCAGAACCGTGTACGAGAAAAGGCCATAAGCGGTTTCAGTCCAATTATTGTGGATAACACAAATTTAAAGCTTTGGGAAATGATGCCATATGTAAAATATGCTGTTCAGCATGGTTACTTGATTGAGATAGTAGAACCGAAACCCGTATGGAACAAATGTGCAAGTAAACTAGCTCAACGCAATATTCATGGTGTTGCTGCTGACAAAATACGTATTATGATGGATAAATACGAGAGAGGAGATGTAACGGATTTAATGAAG aTGCTGAAAAATACCAAATACACAGTAAGTTTACCACAGATGCGTTTGATTCCCCCTTTTAAACCTAAAGAACCGGAGAAGATGGAAATTGAAAATGAAGCGAACGTTGAAGTAACAGGAGACACAAGTAATTGGGGTAGTTACGATACTAATGCTCCAAAAGGGCAACGAAAGAAGTTTAAAACTGGATTATCCCCACCTAAGGTGTCGCAAAATCAGAAAGAGAATTCGCAACCAGCAGAAGAGCAGATTTCAAAAGAAAGTAATTCTTCCTATTCGCCATCACCAATCAAGTCCGCATCAGAAAGAGATGTCTACAGTTTGctagagaaaaaattgtcaaatgtaTGGAAACCTTATGAAGCTGAATCAGTTGATTTTTGGGGATTGGATCAACATAACACGAAATCCTTTCCAACGTTTGATAAGGACAAAAAAACAAGAAGTGCAGAAGATGGAGAAAAGTCATTGATTGATCTACTTCGtgataaatcggataaaaggcAAATAATCGATGCAAAAGAAGAGaatgaggaaaaggaatcagaaCTCGAAATGTCCTCACCTAATTCCTTTAACCGTCACAGTGTTGGTTGTCCAAATGAAAATGTTGCATTTGTCACTCTAAGGCAAATTTATCCTAACAAAGAAGTGTCTGGCTTGTGGGATCTTTTTGCTAAATGTAATGGAGACATTGACTGGGCAATagatattttattaaaagaagATGAACTAGCCAGATTACGGGGCGACGCACATCCAGACGAAAACTTTAATGGAGTGGATACATTTATGTGTTTATGTAATCAGGCAACCGTTGCACAACCAATGGATGACAATAAAATTGAGAACGATATTATAAACCAGAGTATGCAATATGCAAAGTCAAGCAATCATGAAGATTCTAATGAAATGTCGCAAACGCATAGGCCGCAACGATCGAGATTCGGTCGCCGCCATCAGAACGTTGATCCCACTATTCTTGAAGTGAAAGAGAATATAGAAAGTCGTTTTGTTCTTGGAGATGATCATTATTCAGAACACCTATTGAAAATTCGCAACATTCGCAGTGGCTTAGCAACTGGATCAGTGGATACTACAATTCCGATGACCATAAACTGCGAAGAAAACGGAGAAAATCAAAGGGACATTGTAAATGTCGAAGAGGAcgatgatgacgacgatgaaAATGGTGATCATTGTGATGTCTCAACCGACGATATGTTAGAAATGTCACTGGGAGAACATTTAGTCCAACAACTACTTGAGAAATTCCGCAATGAATCCGAACTGGAGGAGAGAATACCTCCATCATTGcctttaaatttaaaagtatTCATGCCGCGCTCCTTAGCCAAACAACTGTATATGTTATGGATGGAGTCTGCCTACAATCATATGGAAGAGGAACGCCAAAAAATGGTGCGAGAAGATGAAGAATTTGCTCGGCTTTTGAAGCATCCAAAATACGCAGAATACAAACAATCGCCAAGTAATTTGAGAGAGATGTTAAATATTGAATGTGCTTGGAATCTATACAAACGTGATAAAGAAGAAATTGATCAGCAAAGAAGGGAAATGGAGAAGTTGTCACAGCCTACGGATTTAGCAGCGCATTTGACACAGATGAAGCTGTGTGAAACCTTCCCTGATATACCACGTGAGACCTTGCTCGATATTTTAACGACGACCGACAACAATTATAATGAAACCATGTCCATTTTGACAAGTACAATGGCTGCCACGAATTCCCAGGATAATGATGAG ctTCAACAAGAAAACAGTAATGAAATGCCAGACAGTTCTCAAGTTGATACCAATAACTCATGGAATGATAATGATAACAATAGTGGAGGATCCACATGGTCACCAGAAAATGCAAAACGCTTAGCACTCAAAGAATTTGAAGAAGCAAGAAATCTAGCAGCCCATCATTGTCAACTAAGAGCAGAATGTTTTCAAAAGGCTAAGGAAGCTATTCAATCGGGAAATGGTGGAGCTGGTATTTATTACTCTCAAATCGCAAATTTGCATAAACAAAAGATCGATATGTATAACCACCGAGCAGCAAATTGCATTATGAATGTACataaatatacacaaaataaTCCGGATCATTTGGATCTTCATTACCTGCATTTGGTAGAGGCGATGGGTTGTCTGGATCTATTTTTGGATCGTCATATTACCTCTTTGCGTGCGGCGTCGCGCaactataaatatattttcataattaccgGACGTGGCAAACACAGTGCAGGAGGTATATCTGTCATAAAAAGCAAAGTAAAGGCACGTCTAGAAGAACGCTACCTTAA ATGGAATGAAGTTAATCCTGGCCTGTTGAAGGTAAAAGTGTTTTCCAGTTCGCGGCATTCTCAGAATTTCTGA